In one Mauremys mutica isolate MM-2020 ecotype Southern chromosome 3, ASM2049712v1, whole genome shotgun sequence genomic region, the following are encoded:
- the GJB7 gene encoding gap junction beta-7 protein has protein sequence MSWGFLRDILSGVNKYSTGIGRIWLAIVFIFRLLVYVVAAEHVWKDEQKEFECNIRQPGCENVCFDYFFPISQIRLWALQLIMVSTPSLLVVLHVAYRESREKRHKKKLYKTPGSMDGGLLCTYLISLIFKTGFEIGFLVLFYTLYGGFNVPRLVKCDMRPCPNTVDCYISKPTEKKVFLYFVVVTSCLCIVLNVSELSYLIFKYTIKCCLERYDKKVQTMKSECQKLKYIDPDETASTALFHSNASPLLLNMPDKPESNLPTDLREG, from the coding sequence ATGAGCTGGGGATTCCTGCGAGACATCCTAAGTGGAGTGAATAAATATTCAACAGGGATTGGCAGGATCTGGTTGGCTATTGTGTTTATATTCCGCCTGCTTGTCTATGTTGTGGCAGCAGAACATGTCTGGAAGGATGAACAGAAGGAATTTGAGTGCAACATCAGGCAACCGGGTTGTGAAAACGTCTGCTTTGACTACTTCTTCCCTATTTCCCAGATCAGGCTTTGGGCCTTGCAACTGATCATGGTCTCTACCCCTTCTCTTTTGGTTGTTCTCCATGTTGCCTATCGAGAGAGCAGGGAAAAGCGACACAAAAAGAAACTTTACAAGACCCCAGGGAGCATGGATGGTGGATTGCTGTGTACTTATCTCATCAGCCTCATTTTCAAAACAGGATTTGAAATTGGTTTCCTGGTTTTGTTTTACACGTTGTATGGTGGATTCAACGTGCCACGCCTTGTGAAGTGTGACATGAGGCCATGTCCTAACACTGTAGATTGCTATATCTCCAAGCCCACAGAGAAGAAAGTCTTCCTCTATTTTGTGGTGGTGACTTCGTGCTTGTGCATTGTATTAAATGTAAGTGAACTGAGCTATCTGATTTTCAAATACACCATAAAATGTTGCCTTGAGAGATATGACAAGAAAGTTCAAACCATGAAAAGTGAGTGCCAGAAGCTGAAATACATTGATCCGGATGAAACAGCAAGTACAGCTCTGTTCCACAGCAATGCTTCACCACTGCTTCTCAATATGCCAGATAAACCTGAAAGTAACTTACCTACTGACTTGAGAGAAGGATAA